One window from the genome of Streptomyces cadmiisoli encodes:
- a CDS encoding HEAT repeat domain-containing protein, whose product MTAGHQIAFFLRELTAPDPGRRAAAAKGLGRIGGAEHTTALAAVAGDAEPEVRAAAAIGLGRLGVREAAEQVLPALMADVDARPRRRAALAAIKLGLDGTAVVTAFARLLRDPDHHVRINALDGLAALGATGDVPALVALFGDPDWAVWGRARTLAWRHRDDPAVRAEVVRTARQGIGAARARALDTLPDRCTESLAESLVEGLRDPSGEVRIQVTRRLSGVTRPGTGEALTAALEAERDPRAAAALLHALERQDDARVAAAAVRWLRDPVAGASAAGVVGAVGSRSAVERLRAVLGDGTMPGRTRAAAAVAVGEWGRWDAVWLLLPLLDDPDADVRTGATDGLGALVDGGLRPWERGAVARALTGRLASGADRVWRTRNALIGLRDALPAVRRLADGSPLTEVRAAALSLLEPARRPDGNARHDVGRFVRALDDPEEPVRYHAALGLGEWIEAGGEPPRDRERVRGRLWALASETSPRLRHAAETALRALDAVPGE is encoded by the coding sequence ATGACAGCGGGACATCAGATCGCCTTCTTCCTGCGGGAACTGACCGCTCCCGACCCGGGGCGGCGCGCCGCGGCCGCCAAGGGACTGGGCAGGATCGGCGGGGCCGAGCACACGACGGCGCTCGCGGCCGTCGCCGGTGACGCCGAGCCCGAGGTGAGGGCCGCCGCGGCGATCGGGCTGGGCCGGCTCGGCGTGCGGGAAGCGGCCGAGCAGGTGCTGCCGGCGCTGATGGCGGACGTGGACGCGCGGCCCCGCCGCAGAGCAGCGCTCGCCGCCATCAAGCTCGGGCTGGACGGCACAGCTGTCGTGACCGCCTTCGCGCGTCTGCTGCGCGACCCGGATCATCACGTGCGGATCAACGCCCTGGACGGGCTGGCGGCGCTGGGTGCGACCGGCGACGTGCCGGCGCTGGTGGCACTGTTCGGCGATCCGGACTGGGCCGTGTGGGGCCGGGCCCGGACACTGGCGTGGCGGCACCGGGACGACCCCGCGGTGAGGGCCGAGGTGGTCCGGACGGCTCGGCAGGGCATCGGCGCCGCCCGCGCACGGGCCCTGGACACGCTCCCGGACCGCTGCACCGAATCCCTCGCCGAGTCGCTGGTGGAGGGGCTGCGGGATCCCTCCGGCGAGGTGCGGATCCAGGTGACCCGGCGGTTGTCCGGCGTGACCCGGCCCGGGACGGGGGAGGCGCTGACGGCCGCCCTGGAGGCCGAGCGGGACCCGCGGGCCGCGGCGGCGCTGCTGCACGCTCTCGAACGGCAGGACGACGCGCGGGTGGCCGCCGCGGCCGTCCGCTGGCTGCGTGATCCCGTGGCGGGCGCGTCGGCCGCGGGCGTCGTGGGGGCCGTGGGCAGCCGGAGCGCCGTCGAGCGTCTGCGCGCGGTCCTCGGCGACGGCACGATGCCCGGCCGTACCCGGGCCGCCGCTGCCGTCGCCGTGGGGGAGTGGGGGCGATGGGACGCGGTGTGGCTGCTGCTGCCCCTGCTGGACGATCCCGACGCCGACGTGCGCACGGGTGCCACGGACGGGCTCGGCGCGCTGGTGGACGGCGGGCTGCGACCGTGGGAACGGGGTGCCGTGGCGCGGGCTCTGACGGGCCGTCTGGCCTCCGGCGCGGACCGGGTCTGGCGGACGCGCAACGCGTTGATCGGCCTCCGCGATGCGCTGCCCGCCGTACGCCGCCTGGCGGACGGCTCACCCCTGACCGAGGTGAGGGCCGCCGCGCTGTCGCTGCTCGAACCGGCACGGAGGCCGGACGGGAACGCCCGTCACGACGTGGGGCGCTTCGTGCGGGCCCTCGACGATCCGGAGGAGCCGGTTCGCTATCACGCGGCCCTGGGGCTCGGGGAGTGGATCGAGGCCGGCGGGGAGCCGCCGCGGGACCGTGAACGGGTGCGCGGCAGGCTGTGGGCCCTCGCCTCGGAGACCTCCCCCCGGCTGAGGCACGCCGCCGAGACCGCTCTGCGGGCCCTGGACGCTGTGCCGGGCGAGTGA
- a CDS encoding LLM class flavin-dependent oxidoreductase, translated as MDVGIGLPNTVPGTEPQALLDWARRAEETNFSTLGTIGRIVYPGYEELIALTAAATVTHRIRLTTGVLLAPLYTNTALLAKQAASLDRLSGGRLVLGVGLGGRDDDYAASKLSTEGRGRRLEEQLAEMKRIWAGEERGFAGAIGPRPVRADGPELILGGSTALTFRRVAELGDGWIMGGGTPDMFARAASGVDAAWEQAGRRGRPRKLSLAYFALGSDPRAQADAYLLHYYASLGRDVAGQIAAGAAVSADMVKSYVAAFEAGGCDELIFVPTASTPDQVELLAEALA; from the coding sequence ATGGACGTCGGGATCGGCCTTCCCAACACGGTCCCCGGAACCGAACCGCAGGCGCTCCTCGACTGGGCCCGGCGGGCCGAGGAAACGAACTTCAGCACCCTCGGGACCATCGGCCGGATCGTCTACCCGGGCTATGAGGAACTGATCGCCCTGACGGCCGCCGCGACGGTGACCCACCGGATCCGGCTGACGACCGGCGTCCTTCTCGCCCCGCTTTACACGAACACCGCGCTGCTGGCGAAGCAGGCGGCCTCACTCGACCGGCTCTCCGGCGGCCGCCTCGTTCTCGGCGTGGGCCTGGGCGGACGCGACGACGACTACGCCGCCAGCAAACTGTCCACCGAGGGCAGAGGGCGCCGGCTCGAGGAGCAGCTCGCCGAGATGAAGCGCATCTGGGCCGGCGAGGAACGCGGCTTCGCCGGCGCCATCGGACCGCGACCGGTGCGCGCCGACGGCCCCGAACTCATCCTGGGCGGTTCCACCGCGCTCACCTTCCGGCGGGTGGCCGAACTCGGCGACGGCTGGATCATGGGCGGCGGCACGCCGGACATGTTCGCCCGGGCCGCGAGCGGTGTCGACGCCGCGTGGGAGCAGGCCGGCCGCCGGGGCAGGCCGCGCAAACTGTCCCTGGCCTACTTCGCCCTCGGCTCCGATCCGCGGGCGCAGGCGGACGCCTATCTGCTGCACTACTACGCGAGTCTGGGCCGCGACGTCGCCGGCCAGATCGCGGCGGGCGCCGCGGTGAGCGCCGACATGGTCAAGTCCTACGTCGCCGCGTTCGAAGCGGGTGGCTGCGACGAGCTGATCTTCGTTCCCACCGCCTCGACGCCCGACCAGGTCGAGCTGCTGGCCGAGGCGCTCGCCTGA
- a CDS encoding class I SAM-dependent DNA methyltransferase, whose amino-acid sequence MRQDEIWDADAARRYDTPGEGMFAPETLGPTVDRLAELAEGGAALEFAVGTGRVAVPLAERGVPVSGIELSRPMVSRLRTKADEATIPVVMGDMATTVVPGTFQLVYLVYNTISNLLTQEEQVDCFRNAARHLVPGGRFVIELWVPELRRLPPGRTATVWQAEPGYIGLDTYDVLRQHVVSHHFHFDDTRRARLGRSPHRYIWPGELDLMGRLGGFELESRHADWSGAEFTAESRSHVSVYRLPSAP is encoded by the coding sequence ATGCGGCAGGACGAGATCTGGGACGCCGACGCGGCCCGGCGTTACGACACACCCGGTGAGGGCATGTTCGCGCCCGAGACCCTGGGACCGACCGTGGACCGCCTCGCCGAGCTGGCGGAGGGCGGAGCGGCGCTGGAGTTCGCCGTCGGGACGGGCCGGGTGGCCGTTCCGCTGGCGGAGCGCGGGGTGCCCGTCAGCGGCATCGAGCTGTCGCGTCCGATGGTGAGCCGGCTGCGGACCAAGGCGGACGAGGCGACGATCCCCGTGGTCATGGGGGACATGGCGACCACCGTGGTGCCCGGGACGTTCCAGCTCGTCTACCTCGTCTACAACACGATCTCCAACCTGCTCACCCAGGAGGAGCAGGTGGACTGCTTCCGCAACGCGGCCCGCCACCTCGTTCCCGGCGGCCGGTTCGTGATCGAACTCTGGGTACCGGAGCTGCGCCGGCTTCCACCGGGCCGGACCGCCACCGTCTGGCAGGCCGAGCCCGGTTACATCGGGCTGGACACGTACGACGTGCTGCGCCAGCACGTCGTGTCGCACCACTTCCACTTCGACGACACCCGTCGGGCCCGGCTGGGCCGCAGCCCGCACCGCTACATCTGGCCGGGCGAACTCGACCTCATGGGCCGGCTCGGCGGATTCGAGCTGGAGAGCCGGCATGCGGACTGGTCCGGCGCCGAGTTCACGGCCGAGTCACGCTCTCACGTCTCCGTCTACCGCCTCCCGTCCGCCCCGTAG
- a CDS encoding class E sortase, translating into MASIRAVGTILAFGLLTLVTGCAGAGTPSASTAVPHPAPPRASSPAAAPPAPAAPGTPGPPGSAAGSASSASSAVPGVDPRSVSASLSIPAIGVKDLEVVPYEGTTDDWPGTRIQDRGVAASPYGDEGGIGPGETGNYLVTAHRLSAGGPLRDLPELDKGDTVRVELGDAVYTYEITASRWTSFRSARSLEEQRAAVPGKPGVTPTQAMITISTCATPEDNAAGNFWRDDRKNPEHRIDRVGVLVSTGSAGAGGAPG; encoded by the coding sequence ATGGCCTCCATACGTGCCGTCGGCACAATTCTCGCCTTCGGGCTTCTGACCCTCGTGACCGGGTGTGCCGGCGCGGGCACGCCCAGTGCCTCCACGGCCGTACCCCACCCGGCCCCGCCCCGAGCCTCCTCACCGGCCGCCGCACCCCCCGCGCCCGCGGCGCCGGGGACGCCCGGGCCGCCGGGCTCGGCGGCCGGCTCCGCGTCGTCCGCGTCCAGCGCGGTGCCCGGTGTCGATCCCCGCTCCGTGTCGGCCTCGCTCAGCATCCCCGCCATCGGCGTCAAGGACCTCGAGGTCGTTCCGTACGAGGGCACCACCGACGACTGGCCCGGGACGCGGATACAGGACCGCGGTGTGGCCGCCAGCCCCTACGGCGACGAGGGCGGTATCGGACCCGGCGAAACGGGCAACTACCTGGTCACCGCCCACCGTCTGAGTGCCGGTGGCCCCCTGCGGGACCTGCCGGAACTCGACAAGGGCGACACCGTGCGCGTCGAACTGGGCGACGCCGTCTACACGTACGAGATCACGGCGAGCAGATGGACGTCGTTCCGCTCGGCACGCTCGCTGGAGGAGCAGCGGGCCGCCGTGCCCGGCAAGCCGGGTGTGACACCCACCCAGGCCATGATCACCATATCGACGTGCGCCACCCCCGAGGACAACGCGGCGGGCAACTTCTGGCGCGACGACCGGAAGAACCCCGAGCACCGCATAGACAGGGTCGGCGTTCTCGTGTCGACCGGGTCCGCGGGCGCCGGCGGCGCGCCGGGCTGA
- a CDS encoding ParA family protein: MLLSYAFVNLKPGVGKTTSAVWLAHALHESGISPLLVDSDPASSALRWSEMAGGFPFPVVALPVGDVHRRVNDFLGNRQAVVFDAPQLEDHAHIARSIMRYAAEWIVPVTPSPIELDRMAPIGGEMGDVQSLRAEPARATVLLNRTNRPAATRTGPDADARDALTEQGFDVLSTHIPRLDLYSQSFGNPVAVKGSAYIELADELIKRQDKA; this comes from the coding sequence GTGCTGCTGAGCTATGCCTTCGTGAACCTCAAACCCGGAGTGGGAAAGACGACCAGCGCGGTCTGGCTGGCCCACGCCCTCCACGAGTCCGGCATCTCACCGCTGCTGGTGGACAGCGACCCGGCCTCCTCCGCGCTGCGGTGGAGCGAGATGGCGGGCGGTTTCCCCTTCCCGGTGGTCGCCCTGCCGGTGGGCGATGTGCACCGGCGCGTGAACGACTTCCTCGGCAACCGGCAGGCGGTCGTGTTCGACGCGCCCCAACTCGAGGACCACGCCCATATCGCCCGGAGCATCATGCGGTACGCCGCCGAATGGATCGTGCCGGTGACCCCGTCGCCCATCGAACTCGACCGTATGGCCCCCATCGGCGGCGAGATGGGCGACGTGCAGTCCCTGCGCGCCGAGCCGGCCCGCGCCACGGTGCTGCTGAACCGCACGAACCGTCCCGCCGCCACGCGCACCGGTCCGGATGCCGACGCCCGGGACGCTCTGACCGAGCAGGGCTTCGACGTGCTGTCGACGCACATTCCCCGGCTCGATCTGTACTCCCAGTCGTTCGGCAACCCGGTCGCGGTGAAAGGGTCCGCGTACATCGAACTCGCGGACGAGCTCATCAAACGTCAGGACAAGGCGTGA